In Pseudomonas saudiphocaensis, one DNA window encodes the following:
- a CDS encoding ABC transporter substrate-binding protein → MKARYWLIPALLLVSAFAQAQEKFKVGYIRVMDDAQAMVAYEAKLYEKHGLDVELIEFSSGTDLIKAIVGGQLDTGVLGFTNAVAWASKGADLKVVGGAQQGYHSILVRNETGIEDVAGLKGHSLASQREGSTADSVLRGVTLKAAGLTPNDLNIMGVSPAVAVQSLVSGRVDAAFLFEPYDRIAQLVAPVKQIYEIGEVWPFPCMVVITSGETLAKRKDAVWKSLDAQRDAIELLENQPAEAAKLIADYFIAEPTLKTLERGELPREVVIEEAIATQDFTAKLDEGDLARIQELADILQELGSLKTRDGKPFDTSAILDLSWQEAREL, encoded by the coding sequence ATGAAGGCAAGGTACTGGCTAATTCCCGCCCTGTTGCTGGTGAGCGCGTTTGCGCAGGCCCAGGAAAAATTCAAGGTTGGCTACATTCGCGTTATGGACGATGCCCAGGCGATGGTTGCCTACGAGGCCAAACTCTATGAAAAGCATGGGCTGGACGTTGAGCTGATCGAATTCAGCTCCGGTACCGACCTGATCAAGGCTATCGTCGGCGGGCAGCTGGACACCGGTGTGCTGGGCTTTACCAACGCCGTGGCATGGGCTTCCAAAGGCGCTGACCTTAAGGTAGTAGGCGGTGCGCAACAGGGTTATCACTCGATTCTGGTCCGCAACGAAACCGGTATTGAAGACGTTGCCGGCCTCAAGGGCCACAGCCTGGCTTCCCAGCGCGAGGGCAGTACCGCCGATTCGGTGCTGCGCGGCGTAACGCTGAAGGCGGCGGGACTCACTCCCAATGACCTGAACATCATGGGCGTCAGCCCGGCGGTTGCCGTGCAGTCGCTGGTATCCGGACGTGTCGATGCAGCCTTCCTCTTCGAGCCTTATGACCGCATCGCCCAACTGGTAGCGCCGGTCAAGCAGATCTATGAGATCGGTGAAGTATGGCCGTTCCCCTGCATGGTGGTAATCACTTCCGGCGAGACTCTGGCCAAGCGCAAGGATGCTGTCTGGAAGTCCCTTGACGCCCAGCGTGACGCCATCGAGCTGCTGGAAAATCAGCCGGCCGAAGCGGCCAAGCTGATCGCCGACTACTTCATCGCCGAGCCGACGCTCAAGACGCTGGAGCGTGGCGAACTGCCCCGTGAAGTGGTGATCGAAGAAGCCATCGCAACCCAAGACTTCACCGCCAAGCTGGACGAGGGCGATCTGGCGCGCATCCAGGAGCTGGCCGATATCCTGCAGGAACTGGGTTCGCTAAAAACCCGTGACGGCAAGCCGTTCGATACCAGCGCGATCCTGGATCTGAGCTGGCAGGAAGCACGCGAGCTTTAA
- a CDS encoding efflux RND transporter periplasmic adaptor subunit produces the protein MRASKQLAPLTALLLLVGCSEAQKKEEAPPVPEVGVYQIQAQPLTLTTDLPGRTRAYRVAEVRPQVSGILQQRLFTEGTEAKKGQQLYQIDPRTYEAVLARAEANLVTAENLAKRYERLLKTNAVSRQQYDDALAAWKQAQAEVQVARIDVQYTKVLSPISGRIGRSAVTEGALVTNGQAQPLATVTQLDPIYVDVNQPITKLLSLRRALESGRLQNAGEDKAQVSLTLDDGSVYPLPGTLQFSEVSVDPTTGSVTLRAEFPNPDRKLLPGMFVHALLKEGTQENAILVPQQAVSRDARGVPSVWVVKPDDSVEQREVETLRTVGNAWLIGKGVSDGERVITEGTQRARSGIKVKPVEATNVRLVSEFAPATTTAAAN, from the coding sequence CTGCGTGCCAGCAAGCAGCTAGCGCCCCTGACCGCACTTTTGTTGCTGGTCGGCTGCTCAGAAGCTCAAAAAAAAGAAGAAGCGCCGCCCGTCCCTGAAGTTGGGGTTTATCAGATCCAGGCGCAGCCACTGACGCTGACCACCGACCTGCCAGGCCGCACCAGAGCCTATCGGGTAGCTGAGGTTCGCCCGCAGGTTTCCGGAATTCTTCAGCAACGCCTGTTCACCGAAGGCACCGAGGCCAAAAAGGGCCAGCAGCTCTACCAGATCGACCCGCGCACCTATGAAGCCGTGCTGGCTCGCGCCGAGGCCAACCTGGTCACTGCTGAAAACCTCGCCAAACGCTATGAGCGGCTGCTCAAGACCAATGCGGTGAGCCGCCAGCAATACGATGACGCACTGGCTGCCTGGAAACAGGCTCAGGCGGAGGTACAAGTGGCCCGTATCGATGTGCAGTACACCAAAGTGCTGTCGCCCATCTCCGGGCGTATCGGTCGTTCGGCTGTCACCGAAGGCGCACTGGTGACCAACGGGCAGGCTCAGCCTCTGGCCACCGTGACCCAGCTCGACCCGATCTATGTGGACGTCAACCAGCCGATCACCAAGCTTCTGAGTCTGCGTCGTGCGCTGGAATCCGGCCGTCTGCAGAACGCCGGTGAGGACAAGGCGCAAGTCAGCCTGACGCTGGACGATGGCAGCGTCTATCCGTTGCCCGGCACGCTGCAGTTCTCCGAGGTCAGCGTGGACCCGACCACCGGCTCGGTAACCCTGCGCGCCGAATTCCCCAACCCTGATCGCAAGCTGCTGCCCGGCATGTTCGTGCATGCATTGCTCAAGGAAGGCACCCAGGAAAACGCCATTCTCGTACCGCAGCAGGCGGTCAGCCGCGATGCCCGCGGCGTACCCAGCGTTTGGGTGGTCAAGCCGGACGACAGCGTGGAACAGCGCGAAGTCGAGACCCTGCGCACGGTCGGAAACGCCTGGCTTATCGGCAAAGGCGTAAGCGATGGCGAACGCGTAATCACCGAAGGCACCCAGCGCGCCCGCAGTGGCATCAAGGTCAAGCCCGTGGAAGCCACGAACGTCAGATTGGTCTCCGAGTTCGCCCCGGCGACAACCACCGCCGCGGCCAATTGA
- a CDS encoding acyloxyacyl hydrolase — translation MKNRFALPLAIALLAGTASATAAEFSGALGVTGQGDMNYRAGLAFDWDKTWLNSDNGHLSGYWDAAYTYWEGDDYAGAHSLSFAPVFVYEFNGFKYTPFVEGGVGVAFFSKTDVGEQQLGSSFNFENRIGAGLKLPHEQKVGIRAMHYSNAGIKQPNDGIESYSLFYSRQF, via the coding sequence ATGAAAAATCGCTTTGCACTGCCATTGGCAATTGCCCTTCTGGCCGGCACCGCCTCTGCTACAGCCGCCGAGTTCTCCGGTGCGCTGGGCGTGACGGGCCAGGGCGACATGAACTACCGCGCCGGTTTGGCGTTCGACTGGGACAAGACCTGGCTCAACAGCGACAACGGCCACCTGAGCGGCTATTGGGATGCCGCCTATACCTATTGGGAAGGTGACGACTATGCCGGTGCGCACTCATTGTCCTTCGCTCCGGTCTTCGTCTACGAGTTCAACGGCTTCAAATACACGCCCTTCGTTGAAGGGGGTGTCGGTGTGGCCTTCTTCTCCAAAACCGATGTCGGTGAGCAGCAGCTTGGCTCCTCGTTCAACTTCGAGAACCGCATCGGCGCCGGTCTGAAGCTGCCGCACGAACAGAAAGTCGGCATCCGCGCCATGCATTACTCCAATGCCGGCATCAAGCAGCCTAATGACGGCATCGAGTCCTACTCACTGTTCTACAGCCGCCAGTTCTGA
- a CDS encoding efflux RND transporter permease subunit, translated as MSRFFIDRPIFAWVLAIVAMLAGALSLVKMPISQYPNIAAPAVAIAVSYPGASAQTVQDTVVQVIEQQLSGLDGFRYMSAESRSDGSMTIIVTFEQGTDPDIAQVQVQNKLQLATPRLPEEVQRQGLRVVKYQKNFFLIIGLADTTGKMTNFDLGNLIASQLQDPISRVDGVGDYLLFGSPYAMRIWLDPAKLNSYQLMPGDVANAIREQNVQVSSGQLGGLPTRAGVQLNATVLGKTRMTTPAEFEEILVKVNADGSQVRVKDIAKVELGADNFSIFSKRNGQPSAGLALRLASGGNLLETVKAVKAEMEKQKAYLPEGVEVLYPYDTTPVVEASISSVIHTIIEAVVLVFLVMYLFLQNFRATLIPTLAVPVVLLGAFALLPYFGLSINVLTMYAMVLAIGLLVDDAIVVVENVERLMHEEGLTPLEATRKSMGQIQGALVGIGLVLSAVFVPMAFFGGSAGIIYKQFAVTIVLCMSLSVLVAMIFTPALCATILKKPKGGAHQEKKGFFGWFNRIFDRGTARFERGVAGMIKRRGRYLLAFVLITAGTGYLFTQIPKAFLPNEDQGLMMVEVRMPVNSSSERTEAVLTQVQDYLRSQEGELIEHVLTVNGFNFAGRGQNSGLGLVMLKGWEHRSEDGQDVFSIAERANAHFATIKDASVMAFVPPAILEMGNAMGFNLFLQDNAGLGHEALMEARDEFLQLANEHPKLRAVRPNGKDDEPQYQVIIDDEKARALQVSIASINETMSAAWGSMYVNDFIDRGRVKRVYIQGQDDSRISPEDFDQWYVRNALGEMVPFSAFATGEWTFGSPKLERYGGISAVEILGEPAPGYSTGDAMVAIAAIMQELPPGIGLSYTGLSYEEIQTGDQAPMLYALTVLIVFLCLAALYESWSVPASVMLVVPLGILGAVLATLFRDLTADVYFQIGLMTTVGLSAKNAILIVEFAKDLYEKEGMPLIDAAVHAARLRLRPIVMTSLAFTFGVMPMALASGAGAGSQHSVATGVVGGMITATMLAVFFVPLFYVVVVKLFEGRKKAQADGQGESV; from the coding sequence ATGTCTCGTTTCTTTATCGACCGGCCGATATTCGCCTGGGTGCTGGCGATCGTCGCCATGCTCGCCGGCGCGTTATCGCTGGTAAAAATGCCCATCAGCCAGTACCCCAACATCGCCGCCCCGGCTGTTGCCATTGCCGTGTCCTACCCCGGCGCCTCCGCACAGACCGTGCAGGACACGGTGGTGCAGGTCATCGAACAGCAGCTCAGCGGGCTCGACGGCTTCCGCTACATGTCGGCTGAAAGCCGCTCCGACGGCAGCATGACCATCATCGTGACCTTCGAGCAGGGCACCGACCCCGACATCGCCCAGGTCCAGGTGCAGAACAAACTGCAACTGGCTACCCCCCGGCTGCCCGAGGAAGTGCAGCGCCAAGGGCTGCGAGTAGTGAAGTATCAGAAGAACTTCTTCCTGATCATCGGCCTGGCGGACACCACCGGCAAGATGACCAACTTTGACCTCGGCAACCTGATCGCCTCCCAGCTGCAGGACCCCATCTCGCGCGTCGATGGCGTGGGTGACTACCTGCTGTTCGGCTCACCCTATGCCATGCGCATCTGGCTCGATCCGGCCAAGCTCAACAGCTACCAGCTGATGCCCGGCGACGTCGCCAACGCCATCCGCGAACAGAACGTGCAGGTCTCCTCCGGCCAGCTCGGCGGCTTGCCAACCCGCGCCGGCGTGCAGCTCAACGCCACCGTATTGGGCAAGACCCGTATGACCACGCCGGCTGAATTCGAAGAGATTCTGGTCAAGGTCAATGCCGATGGCTCACAGGTACGCGTCAAGGACATTGCCAAGGTTGAGCTGGGCGCAGACAACTTCTCCATCTTCAGTAAGCGCAACGGTCAGCCATCAGCAGGCCTGGCGCTGCGCCTGGCATCCGGCGGCAACCTGCTGGAAACCGTGAAGGCAGTGAAGGCCGAGATGGAAAAGCAGAAAGCCTACCTGCCTGAAGGCGTCGAGGTGCTCTACCCCTATGACACCACGCCGGTGGTGGAAGCCTCCATCAGCTCGGTCATTCACACCATCATCGAGGCTGTGGTGCTGGTGTTTCTGGTGATGTACCTGTTCCTGCAGAACTTCCGCGCTACCTTGATTCCAACTCTGGCGGTGCCGGTCGTACTTCTTGGCGCCTTTGCACTGCTGCCCTACTTCGGACTCAGCATCAACGTGCTGACCATGTATGCGATGGTTCTGGCCATCGGCCTGCTGGTGGACGACGCCATCGTGGTGGTGGAAAACGTCGAGCGCCTGATGCACGAGGAAGGGCTGACGCCACTGGAAGCCACGCGCAAATCCATGGGGCAGATCCAGGGCGCGCTGGTCGGCATTGGCCTGGTGCTGTCAGCCGTATTCGTGCCCATGGCTTTCTTCGGCGGCTCGGCCGGCATCATCTACAAGCAGTTCGCGGTAACCATCGTGCTCTGCATGAGCCTCTCGGTTCTGGTAGCGATGATCTTCACCCCGGCGCTATGCGCCACCATCCTGAAGAAGCCCAAGGGCGGCGCCCACCAGGAGAAAAAAGGTTTCTTCGGTTGGTTCAACCGCATCTTTGACCGCGGTACCGCTCGCTTCGAGCGCGGCGTCGCCGGAATGATCAAGCGCCGTGGGCGCTATCTGCTGGCGTTTGTGCTGATCACCGCGGGTACCGGCTATCTGTTCACCCAGATTCCCAAGGCATTCCTGCCAAACGAGGACCAGGGGCTGATGATGGTGGAAGTACGCATGCCGGTGAACTCCTCCTCCGAACGCACCGAAGCAGTTCTTACCCAAGTGCAGGACTACCTGAGGAGCCAGGAAGGCGAGCTGATCGAGCACGTGCTGACGGTCAACGGCTTCAACTTTGCCGGTCGCGGACAGAACTCCGGCCTTGGCCTGGTCATGCTCAAGGGCTGGGAGCATCGCTCCGAGGACGGCCAGGACGTGTTTAGCATTGCCGAACGCGCCAACGCCCACTTCGCAACGATCAAAGATGCCTCGGTGATGGCGTTCGTGCCCCCGGCAATTCTGGAAATGGGTAACGCCATGGGCTTCAACCTCTTCCTGCAGGACAATGCGGGGCTGGGTCATGAAGCACTGATGGAGGCGCGGGACGAGTTCCTGCAACTGGCCAACGAGCACCCGAAACTGCGTGCGGTACGCCCCAACGGCAAGGATGACGAGCCGCAATATCAGGTCATCATTGACGATGAGAAGGCTCGCGCGCTGCAGGTCAGCATCGCCTCGATCAACGAAACCATGAGCGCCGCCTGGGGCTCGATGTACGTCAACGACTTCATCGATCGCGGTCGGGTCAAGCGCGTCTATATTCAGGGTCAGGACGATTCGCGCATCTCGCCCGAAGACTTTGACCAGTGGTACGTGCGTAACGCCCTGGGCGAGATGGTGCCGTTCTCGGCCTTCGCCACCGGCGAGTGGACCTTCGGCTCGCCCAAGCTGGAGCGCTACGGCGGCATCTCCGCGGTGGAAATCCTCGGCGAGCCGGCGCCCGGCTACAGCACCGGCGACGCCATGGTCGCCATCGCAGCGATCATGCAGGAACTGCCACCGGGCATCGGTCTGAGCTATACCGGCCTGTCCTATGAGGAAATCCAGACCGGTGACCAGGCGCCCATGCTCTATGCGCTGACCGTGCTGATCGTGTTCCTCTGTCTGGCCGCTCTCTATGAGAGCTGGTCGGTGCCGGCCTCGGTGATGCTGGTAGTACCGCTGGGCATCCTCGGTGCGGTGCTCGCCACGCTGTTCCGCGACCTCACCGCCGACGTTTACTTCCAGATCGGCCTGATGACCACGGTTGGCCTGTCGGCGAAGAACGCCATCCTTATCGTCGAGTTCGCCAAGGATCTGTACGAGAAGGAAGGCATGCCCCTGATCGACGCCGCCGTACATGCGGCCAGGCTCCGGCTGCGGCCAATCGTCATGACGTCCCTGGCGTTCACCTTCGGCGTCATGCCGATGGCGCTGGCCAGTGGCGCCGGTGCTGGCAGCCAGCACTCGGTCGCAACCGGCGTAGTCGGCGGGATGATCACCGCCACCATGCTCGCCGTGTTCTTCGTGCCGCTGTTCTACGTGGTCGTGGTCAAGCTGTTTGAAGGACGCAAGAAGGCCCAGGCCGATGGTCAAGGAGAATCCGTATGA
- a CDS encoding ABC transporter ATP-binding protein: protein MQLRFEEVDKQFGQLEVIKGFNAEFSQGELVALVGPSGCGKSTLLHLVAGLENPTAGRVLADGEKIPGPSPRRTLVFQEHALYPWLSLQANVAMALELQGVAKASAFEQAKTWLARVSLDGFEHYYPHQVSGGMRQRTALARAFIASPEVLLLDEPFGALDALTRMALQDVLLDLIKEHQPTVLLVTHDVDEALYLADHVLVFSARPARVLKTFNFTHCEKSHDLTAFAAERTEILRLLGIKTEVGQP from the coding sequence ATGCAGCTCAGATTTGAAGAAGTAGACAAACAGTTCGGGCAACTTGAGGTCATCAAGGGCTTCAATGCCGAGTTTTCCCAAGGCGAATTGGTGGCATTGGTCGGGCCCTCGGGCTGCGGAAAATCGACCTTGCTGCATCTGGTGGCTGGATTGGAAAACCCTACCGCCGGCCGTGTGCTTGCAGATGGCGAGAAGATTCCAGGGCCGAGTCCAAGGCGCACGCTGGTGTTCCAGGAGCACGCGCTTTATCCCTGGTTGAGCCTGCAGGCCAACGTCGCCATGGCGCTGGAGCTTCAAGGCGTGGCCAAGGCCAGCGCGTTCGAACAGGCTAAGACCTGGCTGGCTCGGGTCAGTCTGGATGGTTTCGAGCATTACTATCCGCACCAGGTGTCCGGTGGCATGCGCCAGCGTACGGCCCTTGCCCGTGCGTTCATCGCCAGCCCCGAAGTCCTTCTGCTCGACGAGCCTTTCGGCGCCTTGGACGCCTTGACTCGCATGGCGCTGCAGGATGTGCTTTTGGATCTGATCAAGGAACATCAGCCCACTGTGCTGCTGGTAACCCATGACGTGGATGAGGCGCTGTATCTGGCCGATCATGTATTGGTATTCAGCGCGCGTCCGGCTCGGGTACTAAAAACCTTCAACTTCACCCATTGTGAGAAAAGCCACGACCTCACCGCGTTCGCTGCAGAGCGCACCGAGATCCTGCGCTTGCTGGGAATCAAGACGGAGGTCGGCCAGCCATGA
- the adeC gene encoding AdeC/AdeK/OprM family multidrug efflux complex outer membrane factor, giving the protein MRLKHLTVAVTLALSGCSLIPDYQRPDMPIQAQWPEGAAYDQGVSASTNATELGWRQFFVDPTLQRLISLSLENNRDLRQAALNVEAYRAQYRISRSDLFPSIGVEGSGQRQRLPADLSNTGEAGIASQYGVTLGVSAYELDLFGRLRSLEEGALARYLATEEAQRSVQIGLVSDVAMAYLTWRTDQGLLELTRGTLYSYGKSLSLVQAAHDVGTASALDVRQARSLVEQARVQFARYSRLVAQDANLLRLLLGTELPADLSEGFGFNSVFAELPVGMPADLLLRRPDIRAAEYRLQAANANIGAARAAFFPSIRLTAAAGTLSSELDGLFEGGSGTWSFMPQINIPIFTAGRLKANLDYAEVQKDINIAQYEQSIQTAFREVADGLAARGTFEEQLQAQADLTKTTQEYLELAQQRYQEGVDNYLAVLDAQRELFSAQQQLLSDRLLQLQSEVQLFKALGGGWSENVALGNETSQ; this is encoded by the coding sequence ATGAGACTCAAGCATCTGACCGTCGCGGTAACGCTGGCGCTGTCCGGCTGTAGCCTGATTCCCGACTACCAGCGCCCGGACATGCCGATACAGGCACAGTGGCCGGAAGGCGCTGCCTATGATCAAGGCGTGTCGGCGAGTACCAACGCCACGGAACTGGGTTGGCGACAGTTCTTCGTCGACCCGACTCTGCAGCGTCTGATCAGCCTTTCACTGGAAAATAACCGCGACCTGCGCCAGGCGGCGCTTAACGTCGAGGCCTACCGAGCGCAGTACCGAATCAGCCGTTCTGATCTATTCCCCAGCATCGGCGTGGAGGGCAGCGGCCAGCGCCAGCGTCTGCCGGCGGATCTGTCAAACACCGGTGAAGCCGGAATCGCCAGCCAGTACGGCGTAACCCTTGGCGTCAGCGCCTACGAGCTGGACCTCTTCGGCCGCCTGCGCAGCCTGGAGGAAGGTGCACTGGCGCGCTATCTGGCCACCGAGGAAGCACAACGCAGCGTGCAGATCGGGTTGGTCAGTGACGTCGCCATGGCCTACCTGACCTGGCGCACCGATCAGGGCTTGCTGGAGCTGACCCGCGGCACGCTCTACAGCTACGGCAAGAGCCTGAGCCTGGTGCAGGCCGCCCACGATGTGGGCACCGCATCGGCACTGGACGTGCGCCAGGCACGCAGCCTGGTGGAACAGGCGCGTGTGCAGTTCGCCCGCTATTCGCGCCTGGTCGCCCAGGATGCCAACCTGCTGCGCCTGTTGCTCGGTACCGAACTGCCTGCCGATCTGTCCGAAGGCTTTGGCTTCAACAGTGTGTTTGCCGAGCTGCCGGTAGGCATGCCGGCAGATCTGCTGCTGCGCCGGCCGGACATCCGCGCCGCCGAATACCGGCTGCAGGCGGCCAATGCCAACATCGGTGCGGCACGTGCAGCGTTCTTCCCGAGCATTCGCCTGACGGCTGCGGCTGGCACTCTGAGCAGTGAGCTCGATGGGCTGTTCGAAGGTGGTTCGGGGACTTGGAGCTTTATGCCGCAGATCAACATCCCCATCTTCACTGCCGGCCGACTCAAGGCCAACCTCGACTACGCCGAGGTGCAAAAGGACATCAACATCGCGCAGTACGAACAGTCCATTCAAACCGCATTCCGCGAAGTCGCCGATGGCCTGGCCGCACGCGGCACCTTCGAAGAGCAGCTGCAGGCTCAGGCCGACCTGACCAAGACCACCCAGGAATACCTGGAACTGGCGCAGCAACGCTACCAGGAAGGCGTGGACAACTACCTGGCCGTTCTCGATGCGCAACGCGAGCTGTTCTCTGCCCAGCAGCAGCTGCTAAGTGATCGGCTGCTGCAACTCCAGAGCGAGGTGCAGCTGTTCAAGGCGCTAGGCGGTGGCTGGTCGGAGAACGTCGCGCTGGGTAACGAAACGTCGCAATAA
- a CDS encoding transporter substrate-binding domain-containing protein → MRALSLLVLLPALLGPGLVAAQSLQAALPDYRLLSSTETASFERALLEALAEALEQPVAVTQQPGSADLRLGPAEVGALYYQAIPAALTANEGGVSEWRHLRNQPVCLAAASPYAPLMQRFGAQPREYPSTAHALIGLKLGECRAVVDDQRLLTEMAELPEWRRYNSLLEALPEGEQRLRISTSDAALQAKLDELLAQWHETGKLEELIAYWINEVAFEAYVLADTLDCH, encoded by the coding sequence GTGCGTGCATTGTCGCTTCTGGTCTTGTTGCCGGCCCTGTTGGGGCCGGGCCTGGTAGCCGCTCAATCGCTCCAGGCGGCGCTGCCCGACTACCGCTTGCTGTCGAGCACTGAAACGGCAAGTTTCGAGCGTGCATTGCTGGAGGCCTTGGCCGAGGCGCTGGAGCAGCCGGTTGCCGTTACGCAGCAGCCTGGCAGCGCCGACCTGCGCCTGGGGCCGGCAGAAGTAGGTGCGCTCTACTACCAGGCCATACCGGCAGCACTGACGGCGAACGAGGGTGGTGTCTCTGAATGGCGGCATCTGCGTAATCAGCCGGTCTGTCTTGCAGCTGCCAGTCCTTATGCACCGCTGATGCAGCGCTTCGGCGCGCAACCGCGCGAGTATCCCAGTACCGCCCATGCCCTGATCGGCCTCAAACTGGGCGAGTGCCGCGCGGTTGTTGATGACCAGCGCCTGCTGACCGAAATGGCGGAGTTGCCCGAGTGGCGCCGGTACAACAGCTTGCTTGAAGCCTTGCCGGAAGGTGAGCAAAGGCTGCGCATCAGCACGTCGGATGCCGCGTTACAGGCAAAGCTCGACGAGCTACTGGCGCAGTGGCATGAAACGGGGAAGCTGGAGGAGTTGATCGCTTACTGGATCAACGAGGTGGCCTTTGAGGCCTATGTGCTGGCCGACACTCTGGATTGCCACTGA
- a CDS encoding ABC transporter permease gives MSQPRRLTGPKKYLAVFLAVLFILLIWQVAAWSLPSFLMPGIPTVVERLFATVQEPAFLDGLSGSMSRLGTAYSFALLFGIGFGLVGGVLFFFREILRSAIVILQSIPSIAWVPLFLIVMGFGNLPIIVVVALSAFFPMALSVMNATESVQPVHVSAARVMGASRWQLLRRVYLPAVMPELITGAQLAFGNAWRALISAEMLIGFGQGLGRSLAYSGEIADMTGVMMNILVIAILATLIDQVILEKFKQRMLRYQYV, from the coding sequence ATGAGTCAGCCACGTCGTTTGACCGGTCCGAAAAAATACCTCGCCGTGTTCCTGGCGGTCCTGTTTATCCTGCTGATCTGGCAAGTCGCGGCCTGGAGCCTGCCGTCGTTTCTGATGCCGGGTATTCCCACCGTGGTCGAGCGGTTGTTCGCCACAGTTCAGGAGCCGGCTTTCCTTGATGGCCTGTCCGGTAGCATGAGTCGTCTGGGTACTGCCTACAGTTTCGCCTTGCTGTTCGGCATCGGTTTCGGCCTGGTCGGCGGGGTGCTGTTCTTCTTCCGCGAGATCCTGCGTTCGGCCATCGTCATTCTGCAATCGATTCCCTCGATTGCCTGGGTGCCGCTGTTTCTGATCGTTATGGGTTTCGGCAACCTGCCGATCATCGTGGTAGTGGCGCTGTCCGCATTCTTCCCCATGGCGCTGTCGGTGATGAATGCCACCGAAAGTGTGCAGCCTGTGCATGTCTCGGCGGCGCGGGTCATGGGTGCGTCACGCTGGCAGCTGCTGCGACGGGTATACCTGCCGGCCGTCATGCCAGAGCTGATTACTGGCGCCCAGCTGGCGTTTGGCAACGCCTGGCGTGCTTTGATCTCTGCGGAAATGCTGATCGGCTTCGGTCAGGGTCTCGGTCGCTCGCTGGCTTACTCCGGTGAGATCGCCGACATGACCGGCGTGATGATGAATATCCTGGTGATTGCCATCCTTGCCACCCTGATCGATCAGGTGATTCTGGAAAAATTCAAGCAACGGATGCTGCGTTACCAATACGTCTGA
- a CDS encoding IclR family transcriptional regulator, whose amino-acid sequence MTQTDPVGEAGKHAGIQVIARAAAVMRALGNNPQGLSLAAIAQIVDLPRSTVQRIINALESEYLVETLGPSGGFRLGPALGQLISQTQTDIISLLRPHMLDLSEQLQESVCLSALVNDKVYVVNRTIAERELRVVFPIGIKAPAYATAGGKAHLATLTEEGLRQLLPDPLPSLTPQTLDFAGLQEQLALIRDGAVAEDHGELIDGLSSFSVLLDTYLGRYSISVVVPSCRAVTHKETIRQALLSCRQNVERAIGRNSREA is encoded by the coding sequence ATGACTCAGACAGACCCGGTGGGCGAAGCCGGCAAGCATGCCGGTATTCAGGTAATCGCTCGTGCAGCGGCTGTCATGCGCGCCCTGGGCAATAATCCGCAGGGTCTGAGCCTGGCGGCTATTGCGCAGATCGTTGATCTACCGCGCTCGACGGTGCAGCGCATCATCAATGCGCTGGAAAGCGAATATCTGGTCGAAACCTTGGGGCCAAGCGGTGGTTTCCGGCTGGGGCCGGCACTCGGTCAATTGATCAGTCAGACCCAGACCGACATCATTTCGCTGCTCAGGCCGCACATGCTGGACCTGTCCGAGCAGCTGCAGGAGTCGGTCTGCCTGAGCGCGCTTGTGAATGACAAGGTGTATGTGGTTAACCGCACGATTGCCGAGCGCGAGTTGCGTGTGGTGTTTCCCATCGGCATCAAGGCGCCGGCCTATGCCACGGCTGGCGGCAAGGCGCATCTGGCGACGCTGACGGAGGAGGGGCTGCGTCAGTTGCTGCCTGACCCACTACCGAGCCTTACCCCGCAGACACTCGATTTCGCCGGCCTGCAGGAGCAACTGGCGCTTATCCGTGACGGCGCTGTGGCCGAGGATCATGGCGAGCTGATCGATGGGTTGAGTTCGTTCTCGGTCCTGCTGGATACCTACCTGGGCCGCTATAGCATCTCGGTGGTCGTGCCCAGCTGCCGTGCCGTCACCCACAAGGAAACGATCAGGCAGGCCCTCTTGTCATGCAGGCAGAACGTCGAGCGCGCCATTGGGCGAAATTCACGCGAAGCCTGA